The Mastacembelus armatus chromosome 24, fMasArm1.2, whole genome shotgun sequence sequence tacattaaacacattttgtgttcacaattaaattataaaattgTAGATAGGCagttgtttttgtagttttgatgGAACTGATTGCTACAAATGCTACAGATAGAAATTTATCCTGTCTTGTTATTGTAAAGCAGTAACAGGCCAAAAGGTCACGACAAGATGTCTTTGTATATTTGAGCACAATTTTCCCAGCTGTCTCTATTAACTGTCTTCACCTCCATCTCACTCTGTGTGCAGGAAAGAGTGGGCCTCCCTGGGTAacatggagaaggaggaggcCATGGTGGAGTTTGTCAAGTTGCTTAACAAGTGCTGTAACCTCTTTGCACCTTACATTACCTCCCACAAGATCGAaagggaggagcaggagaggaaaaGGTAAGGTGCTCAACTTCACTTCCCATGAGGGAAGTCCCACTGCTACATTGTCCAAATACAGACCCAGATTTAGTTTGGCCTATATGCAGCAAGAAAAACTGTGAAGCAGATGTGGACATAATGGACATTTATTAGCCTGTGGTGTTTAGCGAAACATTTGCATTGTTTAGAATATCTTTAATGATTTTTGCTCTTCCacaggaaagaagaggaggagcgTCAgcggctggaggaggaggagagggagagacagagacaggaggaagagagacGGAGGCttgaagaggaggaaagactgaggagagaggaagaggaaaggagacaggcagaggaggagaggctACGGGTTGAGCAGcagaagtatgtgtgtgtgtgtgtgcttgattATGGAATATATTGATTTTTCTTCAGAATGACTTCTACATTATCATTATAGTCCTTCTACATGGCTCTGGAACTGTGGCTGATATATTGAGAGACAGATCACTTTTGCTGGCCTTTTCTGAAATCTGGTCCAAAGAAGAAAATCTTCCTACTAATTACAACTTGTCTATTTTAAAACCCAACGACCATTGTTTCCTATATTACATCATTAACTCTACCTTTCTGTTCTCCTTCCTAGACAACAGATAATGGCAGCCCTGAATGCCCAGACAGCAGTGCAGTTCCAACAGTATGCTGCCCAGCAATACCCCAACAGCCCAGAGCAACAGCTGAGCCTCATCCGTCAGCTTCAGGAGCAGCATTACCAGCAGTACATGCAACAGCTCTACCAGGTTCAGCTGGCCCAGCAGCAGGTAGGATGGATTCACTGACAGAGGGCTACAATGCCctttgttgattttattgtttaatgcaTAGATTTTGTAGTTAATATGGAAGTATTTAGCACAGGCTattggaaacatttttcttaaaagattcaaaatgaattaaaatagtCATGGGTGAAGCAAATGTTTCTGAAACCTTTTACATCAAAATTGTACAGAATGGGTTGTTCAGGAGGTATCAGAAAAACTttaatcattcatttttaaacagtgCATATGTAGctaaaaaagaatttaaaagtgaaatggaattttaaaatgaaggCAACTAAAACATGCAATACTGTGCAGTGTcatgaattttaacagtaaTTTTAACCATTGCCTTACATGTCCATGACAGCAAAAGTCTAATTCCAACATAATTTGCCAGAACATATGTCCCTAGTTTGATTTTCAGTGTCTCAACacattgtggttgttttgtccCAGGCGGCCttacagaagcagcagcagcatcagcatcagtATCAGCATCAGCAGGCTGGTTCAATGGTACAGGGCACCCTGCAATCTAGCAGCTTCAACAGTGGTGAATCCATCCCCGCCTCAGCAGCTGGACCGCTGTGTGCGGCCTCACCACCTACAGGCGAGGAAGCTCCTACAGTCAATGGAGGTCAGTCAGATACATTCTCGGAGAGCATGGACCGCGAGCCAGAGCCTGAGCCCGCAGAGGAGGTCTCAGAGAATGGACCTTTATTAGGTTGGTGGGCTGTAGCTCTCCCCTGTGAAACTACACAAACATATTCACTTTATCCAAACAGAATCTCCATTTTTATCTAATGGCTACAGAGCAGAATCTATGTCAAAGGAACAAAGTTTTTCATCAGATTTGAAATTTGATTCTTATCTGCTGTGACCTTGATGTGACCTGTAGTGCAGTGAGGGGAAGCACTAGAACAAAGGATACATGATAGTGGCCTGGTTTAGGTATCATCCTATCACACATTCTGCTGACAGAGGAGTATGAACTCATACCAGAAAACAAAGCATTGGTAACATGCCAAAACATACATCCTGAGTCAGATTAATCCACTGTGGCTGGCTGTTTACTTTCAAACTAGTTTTGGGGGGAAGCTAGAATGCCTGACATTTAGCTGAGACTGCCACTCTTTTACATTTGTCACACGTACACATGCAGACCCTCTCCCTTTCTTTATGTAAAACAGACAGGTAACCTATGTGGCCTGCTAGTTTACCGTTAATTTTGTATATGCTGTTAGGAAATCActcattacaaaataaaactaacatttttcTTATTCAGTAACTTGCATTAGCAGATTTTTACACCAGTCTCTTGTCCCTTGATCACAGCTGACTCCCCACCAGTCATAGCTGCTCCTTCTATGTGGACACGGCCACAGATCAAGGACTTTAAGGAGAAAATCCGGCAAGATGCAGACAGTGTGATCACTGTAGGGCGAGGCGAGGTGGTGACGGTGCGTGTTCCCACCCACGAGGAGGGCTCCTACTTATTCTGGGAGTTTGCCACAGACTATTATGACATCGGTTTTGGGGTCTTCTTTGAGTGGACAGATGCTGCCTCTGCTTCGGTCAGCGTGCATGTATCGGAGTCcagtgatgaagatgaggatgatgaaggtAAGTATGGGTGAAATAAAGGTTGCGATGTGTCCAGTACAACTA is a genomic window containing:
- the acbd3 gene encoding Golgi resident protein GCP60 isoform X2; this encodes MMATEVQSGDLDSATSSRLEVSIDGLTLSPDPEGEQGQVEEPDPKAAEPEADTPGAPGGEDGETAKSAIERKWGFPLKELYGMALKFFKDKDGKAFHPTYEEKLRLVALHKQVLLGPYNPDASPEVGFFDVLGNDRRKEWASLGNMEKEEAMVEFVKLLNKCCNLFAPYITSHKIEREEQERKRKEEEERQRLEEEERERQRQEEERRRLEEEERLRREEEERRQAEEERLRVEQQKQQIMAALNAQTAVQFQQYAAQQYPNSPEQQLSLIRQLQEQHYQQYMQQLYQVQLAQQQAALQKQQQHQHQYQHQQAGSMVQGTLQSSSFNSGESIPASAAGPLCAASPPTGEEAPTVNGADSPPVIAAPSMWTRPQIKDFKEKIRQDADSVITVGRGEVVTVRVPTHEEGSYLFWEFATDYYDIGFGVFFEWTDAASASVSVHVSESSDEDEDDEGDPPNEEEKAKKEAGKPQVDEIVPVYRRDCHEEVYAGSHQYPGRGVYLLKFDNSYSLWRSKSVYYRVYYTR
- the acbd3 gene encoding Golgi resident protein GCP60 isoform X1; translated protein: MMATEVQSGDLDSATSSRLEVSIDGLTLSPDPEGEQGQVEEPDPKAAEPEADTPGAPGGEDGETAKSAIERKWGFPLKELYGMALKFFKDKDGKAFHPTYEEKLRLVALHKQVLLGPYNPDASPEVGFFDVLGNDRRKEWASLGNMEKEEAMVEFVKLLNKCCNLFAPYITSHKIEREEQERKRKEEEERQRLEEEERERQRQEEERRRLEEEERLRREEEERRQAEEERLRVEQQKQQIMAALNAQTAVQFQQYAAQQYPNSPEQQLSLIRQLQEQHYQQYMQQLYQVQLAQQQAALQKQQQHQHQYQHQQAGSMVQGTLQSSSFNSGESIPASAAGPLCAASPPTGEEAPTVNGGQSDTFSESMDREPEPEPAEEVSENGPLLADSPPVIAAPSMWTRPQIKDFKEKIRQDADSVITVGRGEVVTVRVPTHEEGSYLFWEFATDYYDIGFGVFFEWTDAASASVSVHVSESSDEDEDDEGDPPNEEEKAKKEAGKPQVDEIVPVYRRDCHEEVYAGSHQYPGRGVYLLKFDNSYSLWRSKSVYYRVYYTR